From Streptomyces sp. NBC_01460, a single genomic window includes:
- a CDS encoding hydrophobic protein, with translation MVPVILVLLLALLLFGAGFALKALWWIAIIVLVVWLLGFVVRPTASGGKRGRWYRW, from the coding sequence ATGGTTCCCGTTATTCTTGTTCTTCTGCTCGCCCTACTTCTCTTCGGTGCTGGTTTTGCTCTGAAGGCACTGTGGTGGATCGCGATCATCGTGTTGGTGGTCTGGCTGCTCGGATTCGTTGTCCGGCCGACGGCGAGTGGTGGTAAGCGGGGACGCTGGTATCGATGGTGA